In Phaseolus vulgaris cultivar G19833 chromosome 10, P. vulgaris v2.0, whole genome shotgun sequence, a single genomic region encodes these proteins:
- the LOC137815426 gene encoding uncharacterized protein, whose translation MDTVVPANTVAVKASFTGVEDPEAHLTAFHTQMMLSGGSDAVYCKVFMSTLSGTALDWFVSSPTGHITMFQQFSKMFVEQYIVNKAPPLVSYDLFNVRQYQGESLKDFLNRFGAQIVRLPGKDEEMFVHAFKKAVLPGPFSESLIRSHPATFAEIWRRVVAHIAAESEVSEKRGNVASAKPRAQTRIQPQRVMEAAAGKRDQRMRHPYDPKNSKGKGPGRPRETNRPPRYEYVMGLADLIAIPNIAARLKVPEKTTDKVLGPKPDAWCEFHKSFGHSIKSCLALGYQLAELVKCGFLKDYLLEKQAGQSSGSQPAGSEGQ comes from the coding sequence ATGGACACGGTGGTCCCTGCAAATACGGTAGCGGTGAAAGCATCTTTCAccggggtggaggaccctgaggctcaCCTCACAGCGTTtcacactcagatgatgctctcaggagggtcagacgcgGTCTACTgcaaggtgttcatgagcactcttagtggaacagcgctggactggttcgtcagttcacctactggccacattaccatgttccagcagttttccaagatgttcgttgagcagtacatagtgaacaaggcaccgcctttggtgtcttacgatCTGTTCAACGTGaggcagtatcaaggggagtcTCTGAAGGATTTCttgaacagattcggagctcagatagtccgcttgccaggtaaggatgaagaaatgtttgTACATGCCTTCAAGAAGGCCGTGTTGCCTGGGCCTTTTAGTGAATCGCTGATCAggagtcaccccgccacgttcgctgaAATCTGGCGACGTgtcgtggctcacatcgccgctgaGAGCGAAGTCTCCGAGAAAAGGGGAAATGTGGCCTCAGCTAAGCCACGCGCTCAGAcgaggatccagccgcagagggtgatggaggcggcggcggggaagagggatcaaaggatgCGTCATCCTTATGACCCAAAGAATAGTAAGGGGAAGGGACCGGGGCGGCCAAGAGAGACTAATCGCCCGCCGAGGTACGAGTACGTGATGGGATTGGctgacctgatcgccatcccgaacattgctgccaggctcaaagtgcctgagaagacaacggataaggtgttgggaccaaaaccagacgcgtggtgtgagttccacaagagctttggccactctatcaaaTCGTGTCTGGCTTTGGGATACCAACTCGCCGAGTTGGTCAAGTGTGGGTTCTTGAAAgattacttgctagagaagcaagcggGGCAATCATCAGGTTCCCAACCGGCGGGCAGTGAGGGACAGTAG
- the LOC137815458 gene encoding uncharacterized protein produces the protein MMMQGLEFSRVENGLNEELRSLRKDKTELRRKLHDKLQDAVELESKLVPMRERIAELEEARKTDAEKMAKLEKRSTERETLLGKVEQDRDKASKELSETTAELAQVREENSRFKKKVDKLELEIAQFACKFPDLDLSEFSVYNEVVDGKIMPPT, from the exons ATGATGATGCAAGGGCTCGAGTTCTCGCGGGTGGAAAACGGTCTCAATGAAGAGCTCCGAAGTTTGCGCAAGGACAAGACTGAACTGCGCCGGAAACTACACGACAAACTTCAGGACGCCGTCGAGTTGGAGAGCAAACTCGTTCCTATGAGGGAGCGAATTGCAGAGCTGGAGGAGGCCCGAAAAACTGACGCGGAAAAGATGGCCAAGCTGGAGAAGAGGTCGACCGAGAGGGAAACCCTTCTGGGGAAAGTTGAACAAGATCGGGACAAGGCCTCCAAAGAACTAAGCGAAACTACTGCCGAGCTTGCCCAAGTTCGCGAAGAGAACAGCAGGTTCAAGAAGAAGGTCGACAAGCTTGAGCTTGAAATTGCCCag TTCGCTTGCAAATTTCCTGATCTTGACCTCTCCGAGTTTTCGGtgtacaacgaggtggtggatggcaagatcaTGCCTCCGACTTAA